From one bacterium genomic stretch:
- a CDS encoding flavodoxin family protein, with protein sequence MYVLGICGSPRRHGNSELLLDMFLKHVEKEEIKTKKFILNQMRFVACQECENVRNDGRCKIEDDMQKIYPEVENADVIVVASPIFFGSLSAQTKMMIDRFQCQYLAINFFKTYKPKNKKGYFICVEASERNDFIENAKSIIKNFFVTIGAKYSGEIICKGVDKKSEVKEKKECLEKVKEISISLITR encoded by the coding sequence ATGTATGTTTTAGGCATATGCGGAAGTCCAAGAAGGCATGGTAATTCTGAACTTTTGCTTGATATGTTTCTAAAACATGTAGAAAAAGAAGAGATAAAAACAAAAAAATTTATATTAAATCAGATGAGATTTGTTGCGTGTCAGGAGTGTGAAAATGTAAGAAATGATGGAAGGTGTAAAATAGAAGATGATATGCAAAAAATTTATCCAGAAGTTGAAAATGCAGATGTAATTGTTGTTGCCTCTCCTATTTTTTTTGGTAGTTTATCTGCTCAAACAAAAATGATGATAGATAGATTTCAATGTCAATACCTTGCTATAAATTTTTTCAAAACATATAAACCAAAAAATAAAAAAGGATATTTTATTTGTGTTGAAGCAAGTGAAAGAAATGATTTTATTGAAAATGCTAAAAGTATAATAAAAAATTTTTTTGTAACAATAGGTGCAAAATATTCAGGAGAAATTATATGTAAAGGAGTGGATAAGAAAAGTGAAGTAAAAGAAAAAAAAGAATGTCTTGAAAAAGTTAAAGAAATTTCTATTTCCTTAATAACGAGATGA
- a CDS encoding xylose isomerase — translation MRKSYHSVCRWTFNPGKGGFVPSNIRPSFGGEKFTTADFVKLVADKIRPKLPENIVLGIEVHYDTEINEKNIKQVIGVMKETGIFLGLASPGAHTYWAYGGISSLDKEERKKANEFGIRAVDIGYEMENTWDKEILPTFVLWNGSWGYDLATPLVKNMYENLKESIANLCKYEEKKSGKFYMAIEPKPNEGHPAMLLPTVASSILFWKKLHQQYGINIDKKGVNKEFGHSEMIGLDHIYDTVEEIDNNNLVHMHVNSQGYNDGVILGGPGKFDIDNGARVNGMNIAIAKLIQQANYKRWKGHDMQPRPYDNEQQAIERVIRSILSWEACEVVAEKMEISVLTEYMEKRDTAKAEDYIRELVVEAQKVFNQLYIQG, via the coding sequence ATGAGAAAAAGTTATCATTCAGTTTGTAGATGGACATTTAATCCAGGCAAAGGTGGTTTTGTTCCTTCTAATATAAGACCTTCTTTTGGTGGTGAAAAATTTACGACTGCTGATTTTGTAAAACTTGTAGCAGATAAAATTAGACCTAAATTACCTGAAAATATTGTTCTTGGGATTGAGGTACATTATGATACAGAAATTAATGAGAAAAATATTAAACAAGTAATTGGAGTAATGAAAGAAACAGGTATTTTTCTTGGTTTGGCATCTCCTGGTGCTCATACTTATTGGGCATATGGAGGTATATCTTCACTTGATAAAGAAGAAAGAAAAAAAGCAAACGAATTTGGAATAAGGGCTGTTGATATAGGATATGAAATGGAAAATACATGGGATAAAGAAATATTACCTACTTTTGTTCTCTGGAATGGTTCATGGGGTTATGATTTAGCAACACCTTTAGTTAAAAATATGTATGAAAATTTAAAAGAAAGTATAGCAAATTTATGTAAATATGAAGAAAAGAAAAGTGGCAAATTTTATATGGCGATTGAGCCAAAACCAAACGAAGGGCACCCTGCAATGCTACTTCCAACCGTTGCAAGTTCAATTTTATTCTGGAAAAAACTACATCAACAATATGGTATAAATATTGATAAAAAAGGTGTAAATAAAGAATTTGGGCATTCTGAAATGATTGGACTTGACCATATTTATGATACAGTTGAAGAAATTGATAATAATAATCTTGTCCACATGCATGTGAATAGTCAGGGTTATAATGATGGAGTAATTTTAGGTGGACCGGGGAAATTTGATATTGACAATGGTGCAAGAGTAAATGGGATGAATATAGCAATAGCGAAATTAATTCAACAGGCAAATTATAAAAGATGGAAAGGACATGATATGCAACCCAGACCCTATGATAATGAACAACAGGCAATTGAAAGAGTTATAAGAAGTATTCTTTCATGGGAAGCATGTGAGGTAGTTGCAGAAAAAATGGAAATAAGTGTTTTAACAGAATATATGGAAAAAAGAGATACAGCAAAAGCAGAAGATTACATAAGAGAACTTGTAGTAGAAGCACAGAAAGTTTTTAATCAACTTTATATTCAAGGATAA
- a CDS encoding glycerophosphodiester phosphodiesterase family protein: MKNTVVVAHRGLSSKYPENTILSFQKAVEIKVDAIELDVRETKDGEIIIMHDEKVDRTTDGNGYVEQLTYNEIKKLDAGKWKGNFKDVKVPSLKEVFENIGNKIYYFIEIKKVNISKVIKLIDDFNLKENVVISSFHIEYLLETRKIVPEMPVAFITGNFPDNINTLIENGIRTLNLYHPEITDEKFIYLTKKGILTHVWTVDEKEDMEKYLNMEIPIITSNCPDLLLKVLGR, from the coding sequence ATGAAAAACACAGTTGTTGTTGCTCATAGAGGTTTAAGTAGTAAATATCCTGAAAATACAATTCTCTCATTTCAAAAAGCAGTTGAGATAAAAGTTGATGCAATTGAATTGGATGTAAGAGAAACAAAAGATGGAGAAATTATTATAATGCATGATGAAAAAGTAGATAGAACAACGGATGGAAATGGATATGTTGAACAACTGACATATAATGAAATAAAAAAACTTGATGCAGGAAAATGGAAAGGAAATTTTAAAGATGTGAAAGTTCCTTCCTTAAAGGAGGTCTTTGAGAATATCGGGAATAAAATTTATTACTTTATTGAAATTAAAAAAGTAAATATCTCAAAAGTTATAAAGTTGATTGATGATTTTAATTTAAAAGAAAATGTTGTTATTTCTTCTTTCCATATTGAGTATCTTTTAGAAACAAGGAAAATTGTTCCTGAAATGCCTGTTGCTTTTATTACTGGTAATTTTCCTGATAATATCAATACTTTAATAGAAAATGGAATAAGAACTTTAAATTTATATCACCCTGAAATAACTGATGAAAAATTTATTTATCTAACAAAAAAGGGGATTTTGACACATGTGTGGACAGTTGATGAAAAAGAAGATATGGAAAAATACTTAAATATGGAAATACCAATAATTACAAGTAATTGCCCTGATTTACTTTTAAAAGTCCTTGGAAGATGA
- a CDS encoding thiamine-phosphate kinase codes for MKEKEIIEFIRKSVITRSKNIIAGIGDDTAVVKYTKNDYLLLTIDSIVENVHFKLNQATYYQIGKKAIAVNLSDIAAMGGIPLYILISIGLPEGEKETIGNLLNGFKYMAKRYKFEIIGGNLTKSNILFIDVCAVGKVEKKYLKLRNGAKEGDLIYVTGNLGASQIKKHLNIKPKIEEGRFLVKNFPISAMIDISDGLSSDLITLSKESNVGFNIFLEKIPLSNEVKKISKTKEEEILHALNDGEDYELLFTIPEKYKNNIPEKINKTKITLIGEITKDREYKGIYKNREINITASGFDHFPILTS; via the coding sequence ATGAAGGAAAAAGAAATAATTGAGTTTATAAGAAAAAGTGTAATAACCAGAAGTAAAAATATTATTGCAGGTATTGGTGATGATACCGCTGTTGTAAAATATACAAAAAATGACTATTTACTTTTGACAATTGATTCAATTGTTGAAAATGTCCACTTCAAATTAAATCAGGCAACTTATTACCAAATTGGTAAAAAAGCAATTGCTGTAAATTTAAGTGATATTGCAGCAATGGGAGGTATTCCCCTTTATATACTCATTTCAATTGGTTTACCAGAGGGGGAAAAAGAGACAATTGGAAATTTATTGAATGGTTTTAAGTACATGGCAAAAAGATATAAATTTGAAATTATTGGAGGTAATTTAACTAAATCAAATATCTTATTCATTGATGTCTGTGCAGTTGGAAAAGTGGAAAAGAAATATTTAAAATTGAGAAATGGAGCAAAAGAAGGGGACTTAATTTATGTCACTGGAAATTTAGGTGCTTCTCAAATAAAAAAGCACTTAAATATTAAACCCAAAATAGAGGAAGGTAGATTTCTTGTAAAAAATTTTCCTATTTCTGCTATGATTGATATTTCAGATGGTCTTTCTTCCGATTTAATAACTCTTTCAAAAGAAAGTAATGTTGGATTTAATATATTTCTTGAAAAAATCCCGTTATCCAATGAAGTAAAAAAAATAAGTAAAACAAAAGAAGAAGAAATTTTGCATGCTTTAAATGATGGAGAGGACTATGAACTTCTTTTTACGATACCTGAAAAATACAAAAATAACATCCCCGAAAAAATAAATAAAACAAAAATAACACTAATTGGAGAAATTACAAAAGACAGAGAATACAAAGGAATTTATAAAAACAGAGAAATAAATATAACTGCATCTGGTTTTGACCACTTTCCAATTCTAACTTCCTAA